A part of Scophthalmus maximus strain ysfricsl-2021 chromosome 20, ASM2237912v1, whole genome shotgun sequence genomic DNA contains:
- the gtf3c4 gene encoding general transcription factor 3C polypeptide 4, protein MAAVSPSDSGTSLPRDVVIKTEPADERELLLGVVTEGPVPVKRDPVVSLTSPVSGLQPLAWSQDHRLAVCTTTSLSLMELVCDVHSNKQELVLHRTSIPVPADVCRLRVGSAAEQTQMMETFSTHPDATVRQVFLADKAMNPSLAVKGIKYGSWSPLGCDSGGRCLLACLTLDHRLTIHNSHKHLEWNMLVDLTRKYSERLKGRGYAKKDNKQPQANLADFEEVQRRFCMQTPLRMEWSSVYTTKQVQPDNTGTDVEMVLLAVLMENGDLVLWKFELPFSNGADVVFYDIIESGVTRPSDLAWWEYESADRRMSGLIVGSEVGPVKIVPVSLSGVKGYFTLRHPVILWKDCDEIAVENIKCVPMIHPIHKSSCSLIVASRGCYVFWCLLMISPAGLNVHNSHVAGLHSLPVVSLAVSRQGVAVYTCSIDGWIKKLTPTFTENTLIFKQEDMPHLENLTGRRIHGIAVSRNGAYIGMVSTQGIVDGCHPINRTYQVHFVSLKTPETAAALLLKSPAQNLYKMADVLDILRCDILKTKCIPASLQEELDQRIQEANSPYLWRFKLFLVRVLYQSLQSPPTSYRWKPTHGGTKVLIQDVEEEEEDGVDDNEEDVESGGVKLEKEDNREEQMAEVQAWISSVETHLMRENMKKVLGVVYLNTWITQNTSIPTCGLVDYLAKDSNDRASEVLIGHIKKKMNKQTFPERCSLCQDVLPFTEHKQAICKNGHMWLRCVLSYQACQTLTFRRCLLLDSIARLPKPEDPEWIKKILQAPCTLCDSPMV, encoded by the exons ATGGCGGCCGTCAGTCCGTCAGACTCGGGGACTTCTCTGCCCCGGGACGTTGTCATCAAGACCGAGCCGGCGGACGAGAGAGAGCTGCTCCTCGGAGTCGTCACGGAGGGCCCCGTGCCGGTGAAGCGGGACCCGGTGGTGTCGCTCACGTCCCCGGTGAGCGGGCTGCAGCCGCTCGCCTGGTCGCAGGACCACCGCCTGGCCGTGTGCACCACCACCTCCTTGTCGCTGATGGAGCTCGTGTGCGACGTCCACAGCAACAAGCAGGAGCTGGTGCTGCACAGGACCTCCATCCCCGTGCCCGCAGACGTCTGCAGACTACGG GTGGGGTCAGCAGCGGAGCAAACCCAAATGATGGAGACGTTCAGCACTCATCCGGACGCCACTGTAAGGCAAGTGTTTCTGGCCGACAAAGCAATGAACCCATCGCTGGCAGTGAAGGGAATAAAGTACGGCAGCTGGTCTCCGTTAGGTTGCGACTCCGGTGGACGTTGTTTGCTTGCGTGCCTGACGCTCGACCACCGGCTCACCATCCACAACAGCCACAAGCATCTCGAGTGGAACATGCTGGTGGATCTCACCAGAAAGTACAGCGAGCGGCTAAAGGGGCGGGGCTATGCCAAGAAAGACAACAAGCAGCCGCAGGCGAACCTCGCAGACTTTGAGGAGGTGCAGCGGCGCTTCTGCATGCAGACGCCTCTGAGGATGGAGTGGTCGAGCGTTTACACAACCAAACAGGTTCAGCCGGACAACACGGGCACCGACGTGGAGATGGTCCTGCTGGCGGTGCTCATGGAAAACGGTGACCTTGTTTTGTGGAAGTTTGAGTTGCCGTTTTCGAACGGGGCAGATGTGGTGTTCTACGACATCATCGAATCGGGTGTGACCAGGCCCAGTGACTTGGCGTGGTGGGAGTACGAGAGCGCCGACCGGCGGATGAGCGGCCTGATCGTCGGCAGCGAGGTGGGACCCGTGAAGATCGTGCCGGTCAGCCTGTCGGGGGTGAAGGGCTACTTCACCCTGCGGCACCCCGTCATCCTTTGGAAGGACTGCGATGAGATAGCCGTGGAGAACATCAAATGCGTCCCGATGATCCACCCGATCCATAAATCCAGCTGCAGCCTCATCGTGGCCTCGCGCGGCTGCTACGTCTTCTGGTGTCTGCTGATGATTTCGCCGGCCGGACTGAACGTACACAACTCTCACGTGGCGGGGCTCCACTCGCTACCCGTGGTCTCGCTGGCGGTCAGTCGACAGGGCGTCGCAGTGTACACGTGCTCCATCGACGGGTGGATAAAGAAGTTGACGCCGACATTCACTGAGAACACTTTGATTTTCAAACAAGAGGACATGCCGCATCTCGAAAACCTGACAGGGCGGCGGATACACGGGATCGCAGTGAGCCGCAACGGAGCGTATATCGGGATGGTCAGCACGCAGGGTATCGTGGACGGCTGCCATCCGATAAACAGGACCTACCAGGTTCACTTCGTGAGCCTGAAGACGCCAGAGACCGCAGCGGCGCTGCTGCTCAAGTCTCCAGCGCAGAACTTGTACAAAATGGCGGACGTGCTCGACATCCTGCggtgtgacattttaaaaaccaagtGCATCCCGGCGTCACTGCAGGAGGAGCTCGACCAGCGGATCCAGGAGGCGAACTCGCCCTACCTGTGGCGCTTCAAGCTCTTCTTGGTGCGCGTGCTTTACCAGTCGCTGCAGTCACCGCCCACCTCGTATCGCTGGAAACCAACACACGGGGGGACCAAGGTGTTGATACAGgacgtggaggaagaggaggaggacggagtgGACGACAACGAAGAGGACGTCGAGTCCGGTGGAGtgaagctggagaaggaggacaATCGGGAGGAGCAGATGGCCGAGGTGCAGGCCTGGATCAGTTCTGTAGAGACTCACCTGATGAGGGAGAACATGAAGAAGGTGCTGGGCGTGGTCTACCTCAACACCTGGATCACTCAGAACACCAGTATACCCACCTGTGGCCTGGTGGACTACCTCGCCAAGGACTCGAACGACAGAGCGTCAGAG GTCCTGATTGGCCAcatcaagaagaagatgaacaaGCAGACGTTCCCCGAGCGCTGCAGCCTGTGTCAGGACGTGCTGCCCTTCACGGAACACAAACAGGCGATCTGTAAAAATGGTCACATGTGGCTCAG GTGTGTGTTGTCATACCAGGCCTGCCAGACGCTGACGTTCAGACGATGCCTCCTGCTGGATAGCATCGCCAGACTGCCAAAGCCTGAGG ATCCAGAGTGGATAAAGAAGATTCTGCAGGCGCCCTGCACACTCTGCGACTCGCCGATGGTCTAG